In Desulfuribacillus alkaliarsenatis, a genomic segment contains:
- a CDS encoding ammonia-forming cytochrome c nitrite reductase subunit c552 encodes MVALVALLIAVGCSSNVPTTATPTYSTGLGSYEPDNTKFQDIFPVHYNSYLRNNDDTQMTVYGGSVPHRKNDGVNPLPKGYRFSQPYLKNLWMGYPFMYEYDRARGHTYAIEDILRIDRINRYEEKGGLPATCYNCKTTMMPAYLEEYGDDFWSMDFNELREIQQPGMHSIGCANCHDTETMELAIRSVPLDEALQRQGIDWRESSKNDMRSYVCAQCHVEYYFETADYGVAAKPHFPWDNGMNPQDMYEFFADGNPEIDGFRGQFADWTHAISQTPMIKIQHPEFEMWHDGPHGAAGVTCADCHMPYVREDGKKKISSHHWTSPLKTIEVSCLQCHGDKDTGWARDRVVYTQEKTWDQLLIAQEVSVRAHEAVRLASEYEGERHADYDQLLAEARELIRKAQLFWDYVSAENSVGFHNPMKALETLAISQQDSARAVELAKRATNYGIAPQLEGDIYEIVPPILEHSRKLQQSQEHLNSHTWLQYLPLLPERELMWDGTERLR; translated from the coding sequence ATGGTTGCGCTAGTAGCGCTTCTTATAGCTGTTGGATGTTCCTCAAATGTTCCAACAACTGCAACGCCTACGTACAGTACTGGGTTGGGCTCATATGAACCTGATAATACAAAGTTTCAAGATATTTTTCCAGTTCACTATAACAGCTATTTAAGAAATAATGATGATACACAAATGACAGTTTACGGTGGATCTGTACCCCATAGAAAAAACGATGGTGTAAATCCACTACCTAAAGGCTATCGCTTTTCTCAACCGTACTTAAAGAATCTTTGGATGGGCTATCCATTTATGTACGAATATGACCGTGCTCGTGGTCACACATATGCTATTGAAGATATTCTAAGAATTGATCGTATAAATCGTTATGAAGAAAAAGGCGGTTTACCAGCTACGTGCTATAACTGTAAAACTACTATGATGCCTGCTTACCTAGAAGAGTATGGCGATGATTTCTGGTCTATGGACTTTAATGAACTACGTGAAATTCAACAACCAGGCATGCACTCTATCGGCTGCGCCAACTGCCATGATACTGAGACGATGGAGCTAGCAATTCGAAGTGTGCCATTAGATGAAGCTTTACAGCGTCAAGGTATTGACTGGAGAGAATCATCAAAAAATGATATGCGCTCTTATGTTTGTGCACAGTGTCACGTGGAGTACTATTTTGAGACTGCTGACTACGGTGTAGCGGCTAAACCACATTTCCCTTGGGATAATGGTATGAATCCGCAAGATATGTATGAATTCTTTGCTGATGGCAATCCAGAGATAGATGGGTTTAGAGGCCAATTTGCTGATTGGACCCATGCTATTTCACAGACACCAATGATTAAGATTCAACATCCTGAGTTTGAAATGTGGCATGATGGCCCGCACGGAGCTGCTGGTGTAACATGTGCAGATTGTCATATGCCATACGTGCGTGAAGATGGTAAGAAGAAGATTTCCTCCCATCACTGGACATCACCACTAAAAACTATAGAAGTGTCATGTTTACAATGCCATGGAGATAAAGACACAGGATGGGCTAGAGATCGTGTAGTATACACACAAGAAAAAACTTGGGATCAGTTATTAATCGCCCAAGAGGTTTCTGTAAGGGCTCATGAAGCAGTACGTTTAGCTTCAGAGTATGAAGGAGAGCGTCATGCTGATTATGACCAGCTTTTAGCAGAGGCCCGTGAGTTAATTCGTAAAGCTCAGCTTTTCTGGGATTATGTATCTGCAGAGAACAGTGTTGGATTCCATAACCCTATGAAAGCATTAGAAACATTAGCGATTTCTCAGCAAGATAGTGCGAGAGCGGTTGAGCTTGCTAAAAGAGCAACGAACTACGGAATTGCACCACAATTAGAGGGAGATATTTATGAAATTGTACCTCCGATTTTAGAGCATAGCCGTAAGCTACAGCAATCACAGGAACACTTGAATTCGCATACTTGGCTGCAATACCTGCCACTATTACCTGAAAGAGAATTAATGTGGGATGGTACTGAAAGACTTCGTTAA
- a CDS encoding cytochrome c3 family protein: protein MDKIKSANKWAVMFFVLIALVVVYSGTAISMKATDSAEFCSSCHVMNEVVRTHQVSTHANLSCNDCHAPHNITSKIPFKMKAGAKDIYINTFGEVSDVIHSTNQTKEIVNQNCLNCHGMTNKNVATDAKQYCFDCHQTVPHFNKLPISERMVAGE, encoded by the coding sequence ATGGACAAAATCAAAAGTGCTAACAAGTGGGCAGTAATGTTCTTTGTGCTAATTGCGCTAGTGGTCGTATATTCAGGAACTGCAATATCGATGAAAGCTACAGACTCAGCAGAATTCTGCAGTAGCTGTCACGTTATGAACGAAGTTGTACGCACTCATCAGGTTTCTACACATGCTAATCTATCCTGCAACGACTGTCATGCACCACACAATATAACATCAAAGATTCCTTTCAAAATGAAAGCTGGTGCCAAGGACATTTACATCAACACCTTCGGTGAAGTTAGTGATGTTATTCATTCAACAAACCAAACAAAAGAAATCGTTAACCAAAACTGCTTAAACTGTCACGGAATGACAAATAAAAACGTGGCAACTGATGCAAAACAGTATTGCTTTGACTGTCACCAAACAGTACCGCATTTTAACAAATTACCTATTTCAGAAAGGATGGTAGCAGGTGAGTAA
- a CDS encoding ammonia-forming cytochrome c nitrite reductase subunit c552, which yields MSKSRLLVVFALVALVAMLVAVGCTSSNVPTTAGPVYNTGLAADEYRNDAFKELFPLHWESYMRNNDDTQMTVFGGSVPHRKNDGVNPLPKGYTYAQPYLKNLWLGLPFMYEYDRARGHTYALQDMLRIDRVDSYNEKANFGAACYSCKTTTIPKYLEKYGDDFWAMDIHELREEHDLGMHTIGCSNCHDPQTMELVITQVALDEALLRLGIDWREAPKNDMRSYVCAQCHIEYYFQRGAQGGAQLKPHFPWDQGFDPQDMYEFFADGTPEIDGFSGQYADWTHPVSGVPLIKIQHPEFEMWQDGPHGSAGVSCSDCHMPYVRVDGKKKISSHHWRSPLFTVEQSCLQCHGDKDAGWAKDRVVYSQQKTWDQLMVAQNESVRAHEAVRLAREFEGEKRANFDELLAEAVELTRKGQLFWDYVSAENSAGFHNPAKALETLSISIQDSMRAVELAKRATNYGIAPQLEGDIKDIVPPILEHSRKLQQSQAHLDSHQWLQYLPLLPEAERLWDDENNRIR from the coding sequence GTGAGTAAATCAAGATTACTAGTAGTATTTGCTCTTGTAGCGTTAGTTGCTATGTTAGTAGCTGTTGGATGTACATCTTCGAATGTACCAACGACAGCTGGTCCGGTATATAACACAGGCCTAGCTGCAGATGAGTATAGAAATGATGCCTTTAAAGAGCTATTCCCATTACACTGGGAAAGTTATATGAGAAATAATGATGATACACAAATGACTGTATTTGGTGGTTCTGTGCCACACAGAAAGAATGACGGAGTAAATCCTCTGCCTAAAGGTTACACATATGCACAACCATATCTTAAGAACCTTTGGCTAGGATTACCTTTCATGTATGAATACGATCGCGCTCGTGGTCACACATACGCATTACAAGATATGCTACGTATTGACCGTGTGGATAGCTATAATGAGAAAGCAAACTTTGGAGCTGCTTGTTACTCTTGTAAGACTACAACAATTCCAAAATACTTAGAAAAATATGGCGATGATTTTTGGGCGATGGATATTCATGAACTTCGTGAAGAGCATGACTTAGGTATGCACACAATCGGTTGCTCTAACTGCCATGATCCACAAACAATGGAATTAGTTATTACTCAAGTAGCATTAGACGAAGCATTACTACGTTTAGGCATTGATTGGAGAGAAGCTCCTAAGAACGACATGCGTTCATATGTATGTGCACAGTGTCATATTGAGTATTATTTCCAACGTGGAGCACAAGGTGGAGCTCAGTTAAAACCACACTTCCCATGGGATCAAGGTTTTGACCCTCAAGATATGTATGAATTCTTTGCAGATGGAACACCTGAGATTGATGGTTTTAGCGGTCAATACGCCGACTGGACACATCCAGTATCTGGAGTACCACTAATTAAAATTCAGCATCCAGAGTTTGAAATGTGGCAAGATGGACCTCACGGTTCTGCAGGCGTATCTTGCTCTGACTGCCATATGCCTTATGTACGTGTAGATGGTAAGAAAAAGATTTCTTCGCATCACTGGAGATCACCATTATTTACAGTTGAGCAATCTTGCTTACAGTGCCATGGTGACAAAGACGCTGGTTGGGCTAAAGATCGTGTAGTATATTCGCAACAAAAAACTTGGGATCAACTTATGGTAGCTCAAAACGAATCAGTTCGTGCACACGAAGCTGTACGTTTAGCTAGAGAGTTCGAAGGTGAAAAGCGTGCTAACTTTGATGAATTATTAGCAGAAGCTGTGGAATTAACACGTAAAGGACAATTATTCTGGGATTATGTATCAGCTGAGAACAGCGCAGGATTCCATAACCCAGCTAAAGCTTTAGAGACGCTTTCTATCTCAATTCAAGACAGTATGAGAGCTGTAGAATTAGCTAAGAGAGCTACTAATTACGGAATTGCTCCTCAATTAGAGGGAGATATTAAAGATATCGTTCCACCAATCTTAGAGCATAGCCGCAAGCTACAACAAAGCCAAGCTCACTTAGATTCCCACCAATGGTTACAATACCTTCCGTTATTACCGGAAGCTGAAAGACTATGGGATGACGAGAACAACCGTATTCGCTAA
- a CDS encoding metal ABC transporter solute-binding protein, Zn/Mn family, with the protein MKQYQKDKCYNRVFIVFMLLLLIISTTGCSNNVATIDATAYAEESINEAKAAGKLIVFTSTYPLYEFTKRIGGDEVAVYSIMPPGADAHDYEPSTRQMMGIANADLFVYNGAGFELWIDKLLQALEGDHDLHIINSTEGLPLVEAEHDSCCGVRSWYVSAWYWFLGLFGIEGHGHSHGAYDPHVWLDPTLASMQAEQIYQGLKEVKPESAELFAANFHEIKAELIELDSVLSEELADVTSRTFVVSHAGYGYLANRYNLEQIPITGIHPGSEPSSRELRGIIDFLRESDNKYVFFETTVSNKTAQVIAEEVGARVLILHPIENLTQQDIDAGETYFSLMYQNLENLLIALQ; encoded by the coding sequence GTGAAACAATATCAGAAAGATAAATGCTATAATAGAGTATTCATTGTATTTATGTTGCTCTTATTGATAATCAGCACTACAGGTTGCAGTAATAACGTTGCTACGATAGACGCAACTGCATACGCTGAAGAAAGTATCAACGAAGCAAAAGCGGCAGGAAAGTTAATTGTATTTACATCAACATACCCATTATATGAATTCACAAAACGGATTGGTGGAGACGAGGTTGCCGTATATTCAATTATGCCACCTGGTGCAGATGCCCATGACTATGAGCCAAGCACGAGGCAGATGATGGGGATAGCAAATGCTGATTTGTTTGTATATAACGGTGCTGGTTTTGAGTTGTGGATAGATAAGCTGCTACAAGCACTTGAAGGGGATCATGACCTACATATTATCAATAGTACTGAAGGATTGCCTTTAGTGGAGGCAGAACATGATTCATGCTGTGGTGTTCGTTCTTGGTATGTAAGTGCATGGTATTGGTTTTTAGGTCTATTTGGAATCGAAGGCCACGGTCATAGTCATGGAGCATACGATCCCCATGTTTGGTTAGACCCTACTTTAGCAAGTATGCAAGCAGAGCAAATATATCAAGGTCTTAAAGAAGTGAAGCCCGAAAGTGCAGAATTATTTGCAGCTAATTTTCATGAAATCAAGGCTGAATTGATAGAGTTAGACTCAGTATTGTCAGAGGAGTTGGCGGATGTAACTAGCAGAACGTTTGTCGTTTCTCACGCAGGATATGGTTATCTTGCAAATCGCTATAATCTTGAGCAAATACCGATTACGGGTATTCATCCTGGGTCAGAACCAAGTAGCCGTGAGCTTCGTGGAATTATTGACTTTCTTAGGGAGTCTGACAATAAATATGTGTTCTTTGAGACAACTGTAAGCAATAAGACTGCTCAAGTAATAGCTGAAGAGGTAGGGGCAAGGGTGTTGATTCTACACCCAATTGAGAATTTAACACAACAAGACATAGATGCTGGTGAAACTTATTTTAGTCTTATGTATCAAAATTTAGAAAACTTGTTAATTGCATTGCAATAA
- a CDS encoding metal ABC transporter ATP-binding protein translates to MNKQTIIKVSNVSFSYGNRLVLEDINMCINEGDFLGIVGPNGSGKSTLLKIILGLLQADSGSVELYGKPNSKWQQRNRIGYISQKANSFNMGFPATVYEVVSMGLTGKKGLFKRFTKEDKEIILDTIELVDLMDYKNQLIGALSGGQQQRVFIAKALVGNPELLVLDEPTVGVDTKSMNSFYKLLEVLHCIHKKTIILVSHDIGAITTCVNRVACLNRKIYFHGDNQEFIKNQEAIMTKAYQHAVHIMEHGH, encoded by the coding sequence ATGAATAAGCAAACCATTATAAAGGTATCTAATGTAAGCTTCTCCTATGGAAATCGGCTTGTGTTAGAGGATATAAATATGTGCATCAACGAGGGAGATTTCTTAGGCATTGTAGGCCCTAATGGTTCTGGAAAATCAACATTATTAAAAATCATCCTTGGGCTATTGCAAGCTGATAGTGGCTCTGTTGAATTGTATGGGAAACCGAACTCTAAATGGCAACAGAGAAATAGAATCGGATATATATCGCAAAAAGCAAATAGCTTCAATATGGGATTTCCTGCAACTGTATATGAGGTTGTTTCGATGGGGCTAACTGGCAAGAAGGGCCTGTTTAAACGATTTACTAAAGAAGATAAAGAAATAATACTAGACACTATTGAGTTAGTCGATTTAATGGACTATAAGAATCAGCTAATTGGAGCTCTGTCTGGAGGTCAACAGCAAAGAGTATTTATAGCTAAGGCCTTAGTGGGTAATCCTGAATTACTGGTATTAGATGAGCCGACAGTTGGTGTGGATACTAAGTCAATGAACAGTTTCTATAAGTTATTAGAGGTACTGCACTGCATACATAAAAAGACAATAATACTCGTAAGTCATGATATCGGGGCAATTACAACCTGTGTCAACCGTGTCGCTTGTCTCAATAGAAAAATTTACTTCCATGGGGATAACCAAGAATTTATAAAGAATCAAGAAGCAATTATGACCAAAGCCTATCAGCACGCTGTTCATATAATGGAGCACGGGCACTAA
- a CDS encoding metal ABC transporter permease has translation MIEALLNYGFIQRAFMAGILLGVIAPVIGVFLVLKRLSLIADALSHVTLTGIAAGMLWNKLNPMLLINPVISGMGMSVVGAMLIEQFRKVYRYYQELAIPIILATGLGLGVILISLADGFNSELFGYLFGSVNAVNKTDVWLILAVTMIVITLVYFVFNELLYLTFDEEGARLAGIPSRRINILFIILVALVIAVGMRVVGILLISSMITLPVAASLKIARSFRQTIVYAIVFAQIAIITGIVLAYYLSWPTGGTIVLVAVVILLLTLACKRYFKSI, from the coding sequence TTGATAGAAGCACTACTAAACTATGGATTTATACAGCGTGCCTTTATGGCTGGTATATTACTAGGCGTGATTGCACCTGTAATCGGTGTTTTCTTAGTGCTCAAGCGTTTATCGCTAATTGCAGATGCTCTGTCCCACGTAACATTAACGGGAATCGCTGCTGGGATGCTGTGGAATAAACTGAACCCAATGCTACTAATAAATCCGGTTATTTCTGGGATGGGCATGTCTGTTGTAGGCGCGATGCTGATTGAACAATTTCGCAAGGTATATAGATATTATCAAGAGCTTGCAATACCAATTATTTTGGCTACAGGACTTGGGCTTGGTGTGATTCTTATCAGCTTAGCGGATGGTTTTAATTCTGAGCTTTTCGGTTATCTGTTTGGTAGTGTAAATGCAGTAAATAAGACAGATGTATGGCTGATTCTAGCAGTTACAATGATTGTTATTACTCTAGTGTACTTTGTTTTTAATGAACTATTGTATCTAACATTTGACGAAGAGGGGGCTAGGTTAGCTGGCATACCAAGTCGTCGAATTAACATTCTGTTTATTATTCTAGTAGCATTGGTTATTGCTGTTGGTATGCGGGTTGTAGGGATTTTATTAATCTCTTCAATGATAACATTACCCGTAGCTGCTAGCCTTAAGATTGCCAGGAGTTTTCGCCAAACCATTGTTTATGCCATAGTCTTTGCCCAGATAGCAATTATTACTGGAATTGTACTTGCCTACTATTTAAGCTGGCCTACAGGTGGAACAATAGTCTTGGTTGCTGTCGTGATTTTATTGCTTACACTTGCCTGCAAACGGTATTTTAAAAGCATATAA
- a CDS encoding transglycosylase domain-containing protein produces MWGATKWVINKLITLTVIGVIGLVGFAIYLKGQPLPEQNIHYTTKVFARDYQLIDTLSIAENRVHVPLNEISDYLKDATIAIEDHRFYSHLGFDIKGIIRAVYVNLQNQSRVQGGSTISQQLAKNLYLSHEKTWERKFSEMILTAQIELHYTKDYILEKYLNQIYYGHGSYGIEAASQSYFGKSASELNLAEATMLAGIPKGPRLFSPLLNYENAVHRQQLILQRMYENGYITQAELDEAVQEELVFHESLAKNAASYYFRDYVINELIHLGFEEEFIRSQGLEIVTTLDKEKQQTAASLIDSHLQDRDEIQAALVTINPENGDILAMIGGKDYRESQFNRVTARRQAGSTFKPFVYLAALDSGLTSVSKLKSEPARFTYDRGRQEYTPRNFNDFYFNDDITFLTALAASDNVVAVKANLMVRPELVKDTAHQLGINSNLQAEPSLALGAFPVSPLEMTVAYGAIANQGIRVEPRSVLEVRDHRGRLLYSGEPEKKVVHQPETMYILTDMMRSVFEPGGTGFRVAHLLPFDVAGKTGTTDTDAWMIGFTPDNVTTVWVGYDRDRFISRQESYLATPIWADYMSQVSGTTMTVMSQDSNTVETTMHYRQFPIPRGLNAVTICLDTGERPVDGCTNTRTLYFLPGTEPN; encoded by the coding sequence ATGTGGGGAGCTACTAAATGGGTTATTAACAAGCTAATTACATTGACAGTCATTGGTGTTATTGGACTTGTCGGGTTTGCAATATATTTAAAAGGTCAGCCTTTACCAGAGCAAAACATTCATTATACGACTAAAGTTTTTGCACGTGATTATCAATTGATTGACACACTGTCAATTGCCGAAAATCGCGTGCACGTACCTTTAAATGAGATTAGTGATTACTTAAAGGATGCTACTATCGCTATCGAAGATCATCGCTTTTATAGCCATTTAGGCTTTGATATTAAAGGAATTATACGTGCTGTTTACGTTAACTTACAAAACCAATCTCGAGTACAGGGCGGAAGTACAATTAGTCAGCAACTAGCCAAAAACTTATATTTAAGCCATGAAAAGACCTGGGAGCGTAAGTTCTCGGAGATGATCCTTACAGCGCAAATTGAGCTTCATTATACAAAGGACTACATTTTAGAAAAGTACTTAAATCAAATTTATTACGGACACGGTAGCTATGGCATAGAAGCTGCTTCCCAGTCTTATTTCGGCAAATCTGCTAGTGAACTAAACCTAGCAGAGGCTACTATGCTCGCTGGAATCCCAAAGGGCCCTAGATTGTTCTCGCCATTATTAAATTATGAAAATGCTGTTCATCGCCAGCAGCTCATCTTGCAACGCATGTATGAAAACGGTTATATCACACAAGCTGAGCTTGATGAAGCTGTGCAGGAAGAGCTTGTTTTCCATGAGTCCTTGGCTAAGAATGCAGCTTCATACTACTTTCGTGATTATGTAATCAATGAGCTCATACATTTAGGCTTTGAAGAGGAATTTATACGTTCCCAGGGGCTAGAAATAGTAACAACATTAGATAAGGAAAAACAGCAAACTGCTGCATCCTTAATCGATAGCCATCTTCAGGATCGTGATGAGATTCAAGCAGCACTTGTTACTATTAACCCAGAGAACGGTGATATCTTAGCAATGATTGGCGGTAAAGATTATCGCGAAAGTCAATTTAATCGAGTTACAGCTAGACGACAAGCAGGCTCGACCTTCAAGCCCTTTGTTTATTTAGCAGCCCTCGATAGCGGGTTAACATCCGTATCCAAGCTAAAGAGTGAACCAGCACGCTTTACATATGATAGAGGGCGTCAGGAATACACTCCGAGGAACTTTAATGATTTTTATTTTAACGACGATATTACATTCTTAACGGCATTAGCTGCCTCAGATAATGTAGTGGCAGTTAAGGCAAACTTAATGGTACGTCCTGAGCTTGTGAAGGACACTGCGCACCAGCTTGGGATTAATAGTAACTTACAGGCAGAGCCGTCGTTAGCGTTAGGAGCATTTCCTGTTAGTCCCTTAGAAATGACCGTGGCCTACGGTGCGATTGCTAACCAAGGAATCCGTGTTGAGCCGAGAAGTGTACTTGAGGTGCGCGATCATCGCGGGCGCTTATTATATAGTGGTGAGCCTGAGAAAAAGGTTGTCCATCAGCCTGAAACTATGTATATACTTACAGATATGATGCGTTCTGTATTCGAGCCTGGTGGTACTGGGTTTCGTGTCGCGCACTTGCTACCCTTCGATGTTGCTGGTAAAACAGGAACAACCGATACTGATGCTTGGATGATTGGCTTTACCCCAGACAATGTTACGACTGTATGGGTTGGTTATGATCGAGATCGTTTTATTAGTCGCCAGGAATCTTATCTAGCTACACCTATTTGGGCCGACTATATGTCACAGGTTTCTGGTACAACTATGACTGTTATGTCGCAGGACTCTAATACGGTTGAAACTACTATGCATTATCGTCAGTTTCCAATCCCTAGAGGTTTAAATGCGGTAACAATATGTCTTGATACAGGCGAACGACCTGTAGACGGTTGCACCAATACACGTACATTGTACTTTTTGCCCGGTACTGAGCCTAACTAA
- a CDS encoding pyruvoyl-dependent arginine decarboxylase codes for MLPTPKKFKVVAGGAEGKSKLTAFDNALLKAGVGNVNLVKVSSILPPYCEFDPDFALPLGALTPIAYGSIVSDVPGETISAAVAVGVPEEDTMGVIMEFSGKCSKEEAEVTIRKMVEEAFEVRNLALKEIKVCAVDHKVEKIGCAFAAAPLWY; via the coding sequence GTGTTACCGACACCAAAAAAGTTTAAAGTAGTAGCGGGCGGTGCAGAGGGAAAAAGTAAGCTTACTGCATTTGACAACGCATTATTAAAAGCAGGAGTAGGAAATGTAAACCTCGTTAAAGTAAGTTCAATCTTACCACCGTATTGCGAGTTTGACCCAGATTTTGCATTACCATTAGGAGCTTTAACTCCAATTGCTTACGGATCAATCGTATCTGATGTACCTGGAGAAACAATTTCAGCAGCTGTAGCTGTCGGAGTTCCTGAGGAAGATACTATGGGTGTTATCATGGAGTTTTCAGGAAAGTGCTCTAAGGAAGAGGCGGAAGTAACAATCCGTAAAATGGTTGAGGAAGCTTTCGAAGTTCGTAACCTAGCACTAAAAGAGATTAAGGTTTGTGCTGTAGACCACAAGGTTGAAAAAATAGGCTGTGCATTTGCAGCGGCGCCACTTTGGTATTAA
- the speE gene encoding polyamine aminopropyltransferase — MSELWYTEKQTPNIGITCKITDVLHSEQSDFQKIDIIETNQFGTMLVLDGMVMTTDKDEFVYHEMISHVAMNTHPNPKKVLVVGGGDGGAIREIIKYPTVEKAVLAEIDGRVIELSKQYLPEIAAGLSDPRVDVRVIDGIKHVEENKGEYDIILVDSTEPIGPAEGLFAKTFYQSIYEALKDDGILVAQTESPFFNDDLITRVFKDIKSLFPITRLYLAHIPTYPSGVWSFTMGSKKYNPLEVPETQLKETSTKYYTPAIHKSVFALPKFVQDLLK; from the coding sequence ATGTCAGAACTTTGGTATACAGAGAAACAAACGCCTAATATAGGGATTACTTGTAAAATTACAGATGTGCTACATAGTGAACAATCAGATTTTCAAAAAATAGATATAATAGAGACGAATCAGTTCGGCACAATGCTCGTTCTTGATGGAATGGTTATGACCACAGATAAAGACGAGTTTGTCTATCATGAGATGATTTCCCACGTCGCTATGAACACACACCCAAATCCGAAAAAAGTTTTAGTAGTAGGTGGTGGTGACGGCGGTGCGATTCGTGAAATTATTAAGTATCCAACTGTAGAAAAAGCAGTACTTGCAGAAATTGATGGACGTGTAATTGAGCTTTCTAAGCAGTACTTACCTGAGATTGCTGCTGGTTTAAGTGATCCAAGGGTAGATGTGCGAGTGATTGACGGCATCAAGCACGTTGAAGAAAATAAAGGTGAATATGACATAATTCTGGTAGACTCAACAGAGCCAATTGGCCCTGCTGAAGGACTATTTGCTAAGACTTTTTATCAAAGCATTTATGAAGCACTTAAAGATGATGGAATCTTAGTTGCACAAACAGAGTCGCCGTTTTTCAATGACGATTTGATTACCCGTGTCTTTAAGGATATTAAATCATTATTTCCGATTACGAGATTGTACTTAGCTCATATTCCTACCTATCCAAGTGGTGTTTGGAGCTTTACGATGGGCTCTAAGAAGTATAACCCGTTAGAGGTTCCAGAGACACAATTAAAGGAGACAAGCACTAAATACTATACACCAGCAATTCATAAATCAGTGTTTGCGCTACCGAAGTTTGTACAGGATTTATTAAAGTAA
- a CDS encoding DUF1934 domain-containing protein: MDQQVHLYIQAIHQIEDQELLEEGIYSSVEKIENWYEGVLQVKEGTTYIHYNDTEQDEEIKTVIKIEGQEVTILKFGNIKSKQKFIKGKQHYSEYETPFGVLPLEVDTKDMVVEFVSRDDGFIQIDYVLDIAGERLGSRKVDIRIMPGTMKQKGYKH; the protein is encoded by the coding sequence ATGGATCAACAAGTTCATTTATACATACAAGCGATACATCAGATAGAAGATCAGGAGCTATTAGAAGAAGGTATTTATAGTTCAGTAGAAAAAATTGAAAACTGGTACGAAGGAGTACTACAGGTTAAAGAAGGCACGACCTACATTCATTATAATGACACAGAGCAGGACGAGGAGATTAAAACGGTCATTAAAATTGAAGGACAGGAAGTGACTATCCTTAAGTTTGGCAATATTAAATCAAAACAGAAATTTATCAAAGGTAAACAGCATTACTCAGAATACGAAACTCCATTTGGAGTGCTGCCTCTAGAAGTAGACACTAAGGATATGGTCGTTGAGTTTGTCTCTAGAGATGATGGATTTATTCAGATCGATTATGTCTTAGATATTGCTGGCGAGCGCCTAGGTTCAAGAAAGGTAGATATTCGTATCATGCCTGGAACTATGAAACAAAAAGGTTATAAGCATTGA